The nucleotide window CCACAACCTCGGCTCCTTCGGGAAGAGAGATTCGTTCGAGCAAATCCAGACTGCTACCACGCACTCGCGCGCGGATACTCCGCCGTTTGCCTGTTGTCGTATTGGGCTTTGCCATCCAACCAAGCTATCCGGCTTTTCTGCGCGGGACAACGAGCGGGTTTCTTCAGTCACGGAGCGCGCAAAACCGGCAAGTCCTCACCTGGCGCGCCAAAATCCTAAAAAAAATGGTGGAGGCGGGGGTGGTGGGCACCACGGCATCGAAGATCAAGTTGTACCGCTGATGGAAAAAGCGGGCTTCGCCGATTCTGCGGAAGTGGAATACGGCAGCACTCTGTTCGGCAGCATCGCGTATTTCCGCGCCCGCAACCCATGAGATGGACGGACCGAGGGCTCTTGCTAGAGCATCGGTGCGCTTTCTGGTAATAGGACGGAGTGGGGTGTTTTGGGTTTCCCGGAATACTCTGCACTGAGAATCGGCGGAGCCAGAGTCCGCGTCGCGGCAAGAACTAATTCCGAACACTACTTCGAAAAAGGAGAGCATTCCGATGAGCGTAAAAGAAATTGAATCCGCGGTTCAGGAACTCGCTGCTGCGTTCAACAAGATGGACATGAAGGCGGCGGTGAATCTCTTTTCGGAGAATCTCGAGGTTTTCGATCACGTGCCGTACCGCTTCGACAACAAGAAGCAGTTCGCCGATTTCCTGACGCCCGCGTTTTCGGGACTTGCCAGCGCCCACTTCGGCTTCCGCCAACTCTCATGCCGCATGATCAACGACGGCGCCGCGGTCGCCAACGCATACGACACCTTCACCGGCATCACCAAGGACGGCAAGCCGATGACGCTTCATGGCCGCACCACGTTGGTGTTCGCCAAGGAAGCGGGCCAATGGAAGATCGTGAGCGCGCACTTCTCACCCCTGCCAAAGGAATAGAACCACTCACGAGAAGTAGATTTGGCGACTTCGCCCGTCCGAAAATAAAATTCGACGGGGAAGTCGCATTCCTCAATGGAACATGAAGGTATTTTGACACAACAGAAATGGAAACCTATTTGAGAACCAATCCATCTGGACGGAGTAGGCTGAATCGTTCCAGCATTTGCTTTTCGCGAGACGCCAATCCTCCAACCACGACAGCCGTAATCAAATAATCCAAGTCAAGTAACCCGTGAAACAAATTCTCTCTGTTGAACGGAGCTCCCAGCCCGTGGCTAGCAAAGAAGTCCAACCCGGCGAGAAGCTGTACTTGAATCCATCTAAACAAAGTCCATTCCTCGTTGATTAGCTTGGCGGGAGGATAAGAACGGTTACGATGTCTCGGTAGTGTCGCGAAGTTGGTGGAAAAGAAAAAAAGCGTCATGATCCGGCGAGTTGAGCCACAACTCGCGCCCGCTTGGCGGCGGGTGCCGGAGGATGACGCTATGGAGAGCGATAGCAGGAGTGGCGGGGAAGGGAAAGC belongs to Candidatus Binatus sp. and includes:
- a CDS encoding nuclear transport factor 2 family protein, with translation MSVKEIESAVQELAAAFNKMDMKAAVNLFSENLEVFDHVPYRFDNKKQFADFLTPAFSGLASAHFGFRQLSCRMINDGAAVANAYDTFTGITKDGKPMTLHGRTTLVFAKEAGQWKIVSAHFSPLPKE